The Acropora muricata isolate sample 2 chromosome 5, ASM3666990v1, whole genome shotgun sequence genome includes a window with the following:
- the LOC136916230 gene encoding V-type proton ATPase 16 kDa proteolipid subunit c, with translation MKDQPTYVAFFGVMGATSAMVFSALGAAYGTAKSGTGIAAMSVMRPELIMKSIIPVVMAGIIAIYGLVVAVLVGNGIGQDYTLFKSFMDLGAGLSVGLSGLAAGFAIGIVGDAGVRGTAQQPRLFVGMILILIFAEVLGLYGLIVALILTTKSP, from the exons atgaaagatcaaCCGACTTACGTAGCCTTCTTTGGAGTGATGGGAGCGACTTCGGCGATGGTCTTTAGTG CTTTAGGAGCAGCTTATGGGACAGCAAAAAGTGGAACAGGGATTGCTGCAATGAGTGTCATGCGACCAGAGCTTATCATGAAGTCTATTATTCCAGTAGTTATGGCTGGTATTATCGCTATTTATGGACTCGTCGTTGCTGTCCTCGTTGGCAATGGCA tTGGTCAAGATTACACCCTCTTCAA gagtttcaTGGATTTAGGTGCTGGATTGAGCGTTGGCCTTAGTGGTCTTGCTGCAGGTTTTGCCATTGGTATAGTCGGTGATGCTGGTGTGAGAGGAACAGCCCAGCAGCCTCGTCTCTTTGTTGGCATGATtcttattttgatttttgctgAAGTTCTTGGTCTTTACGGTCTGATTGTGGCTCTAATCTTAACTACGAAAAGTCCTTGA